The following are from one region of the Heptranchias perlo isolate sHepPer1 chromosome 24, sHepPer1.hap1, whole genome shotgun sequence genome:
- the bhlhe41 gene encoding class E basic helix-loop-helix protein 41 isoform X1 produces MQDGIPLLQASACLTERKLLENADFIGVEYHSMYVCKSKRGMKRDDSKEAYKLPHRLIEKKRRDRINECISQLKDLLPEHLKLTTLGHLEKAVVLELALKHLKALTTLTEQQHQKIIALQNGDRTLKVPVQSDLDAFHSGFQTCAREVLQHLTRFESWSPREQRCAQLIGHLHRASTQLRADKEAPAPSEGPAGARAKDSHGGENCVPVIQRTQVAEHNGSDTDTDSGYGGDGERCEGKSEKEFNPGGGACHESRTVKIKQEPDDPPAKRVKVDLAGQMTSSDSGRDSALHSMMGIGTLPTLGQQAPFCLPFYIISPSAAAPYMPLLDKASLEKYWYPAPIPVLYPSIPGLHGISALAPDRLLCRVPSPGSGTAPALVPSGPEATRHLGAERPPSSAPDPLQSPNNTS; encoded by the exons ATGCAGGACGGTATTCCTCTCTTGCAAGCCTCTGCTTGCTTAACAGAACGGAAGTTATTAGAAAATGCAGACTTTATTGG tGTAGAATACCATTCGATGTACGTGTGCAAATCAAAACGGGGAATGAAGCGAGACGACAGCAAG GAAGCCTACAAACTACCACATAGGTTGATTGAGAAGAAAAGACGTGATCGGATTAACGAATGCATTTCACAGCttaaagatctgctgcctgagcATCTGAAACTGACG ACACTTGGGCATCTGGAGAAAGCTGTAGTGCTGGAATTAGCTTTGAAACACTTAAAGGCTTTAACTACTTTGACGGAACAGCAGCACCAGAAGATAATTGCTTTGCAAAATG GAGACCGTACTTTGAAAGTGCCCGTGCAGTCGGATCTGGATGCTTTCCACTCTGGATTTCAAACGTGTGCCCGGGAGGTGCTGCAACACCTGACCAGGTTTGAAAGCTGGAGTCCCAGGGAGCAGCGCTGCGCCCAGCTTATCGGCCACTTGCACCGAGCTTCCACGCAGCTCCGAGCCGACAAGGAGGCCCCGGCTCCGAGCGAAGGGCCGGCCGGCGCCCGCGCGAAGGACAGCCACGGTGGCGAGAACTGCGTCCCGGTCATTCAGCGGACGCAGGTGGCGGAGCACAACGGGAGCGACACGGACACTGACAGTGGCTACGGCGGAGACGGCGAGAGGTGCGAGGGGAAAAGCGAGAAGGAGTTCAACCCGGGGGGCGGCGCCTGCCACGAGAGCCGGACTGTTAAAATTAAACAGGAGCCTGATGATCCGCCAGCCAAAAGGGTCAAAGTTGACCTGGCCGGCCAAATGACCAGCTCGGACTCCGGGCGCGACTCTGCCCTTCACTCGATGATGGGAATTGGCACCTTGCCAACGCTTGGCCAGCAAGCCCCTTTCTGCCTGCCCTTTTACATTATTTCCCCTTCGGCAGCCGCTCCCTACATGCCCCTCCTGGACAAGGCCAGCCTGGAGAAATACTGGTACCCGGCACCCATCCCAGTCCTTTACCCCAGCATTCCGGGCTTGCACGGCATTTCGGCGCTGGCGCCCGACAGGCTGCTCTGCCGGGTCCCGTCCCCTGGGTCGGGCACAGCGCCGGCTCTCGTTCCATCCGGGCCGGAGGCAACACGACACCTGGGAGCGGAGAGACCTCCGAGCTCAGCACCAGATCCGCTACAGTCGCCGAACAACACGTCCTAA
- the bhlhe41 gene encoding class E basic helix-loop-helix protein 41 isoform X2, whose translation MQTLLEYHSMYVCKSKRGMKRDDSKEAYKLPHRLIEKKRRDRINECISQLKDLLPEHLKLTTLGHLEKAVVLELALKHLKALTTLTEQQHQKIIALQNGDRTLKVPVQSDLDAFHSGFQTCAREVLQHLTRFESWSPREQRCAQLIGHLHRASTQLRADKEAPAPSEGPAGARAKDSHGGENCVPVIQRTQVAEHNGSDTDTDSGYGGDGERCEGKSEKEFNPGGGACHESRTVKIKQEPDDPPAKRVKVDLAGQMTSSDSGRDSALHSMMGIGTLPTLGQQAPFCLPFYIISPSAAAPYMPLLDKASLEKYWYPAPIPVLYPSIPGLHGISALAPDRLLCRVPSPGSGTAPALVPSGPEATRHLGAERPPSSAPDPLQSPNNTS comes from the exons ATGCAGACTTTATTGG AATACCATTCGATGTACGTGTGCAAATCAAAACGGGGAATGAAGCGAGACGACAGCAAG GAAGCCTACAAACTACCACATAGGTTGATTGAGAAGAAAAGACGTGATCGGATTAACGAATGCATTTCACAGCttaaagatctgctgcctgagcATCTGAAACTGACG ACACTTGGGCATCTGGAGAAAGCTGTAGTGCTGGAATTAGCTTTGAAACACTTAAAGGCTTTAACTACTTTGACGGAACAGCAGCACCAGAAGATAATTGCTTTGCAAAATG GAGACCGTACTTTGAAAGTGCCCGTGCAGTCGGATCTGGATGCTTTCCACTCTGGATTTCAAACGTGTGCCCGGGAGGTGCTGCAACACCTGACCAGGTTTGAAAGCTGGAGTCCCAGGGAGCAGCGCTGCGCCCAGCTTATCGGCCACTTGCACCGAGCTTCCACGCAGCTCCGAGCCGACAAGGAGGCCCCGGCTCCGAGCGAAGGGCCGGCCGGCGCCCGCGCGAAGGACAGCCACGGTGGCGAGAACTGCGTCCCGGTCATTCAGCGGACGCAGGTGGCGGAGCACAACGGGAGCGACACGGACACTGACAGTGGCTACGGCGGAGACGGCGAGAGGTGCGAGGGGAAAAGCGAGAAGGAGTTCAACCCGGGGGGCGGCGCCTGCCACGAGAGCCGGACTGTTAAAATTAAACAGGAGCCTGATGATCCGCCAGCCAAAAGGGTCAAAGTTGACCTGGCCGGCCAAATGACCAGCTCGGACTCCGGGCGCGACTCTGCCCTTCACTCGATGATGGGAATTGGCACCTTGCCAACGCTTGGCCAGCAAGCCCCTTTCTGCCTGCCCTTTTACATTATTTCCCCTTCGGCAGCCGCTCCCTACATGCCCCTCCTGGACAAGGCCAGCCTGGAGAAATACTGGTACCCGGCACCCATCCCAGTCCTTTACCCCAGCATTCCGGGCTTGCACGGCATTTCGGCGCTGGCGCCCGACAGGCTGCTCTGCCGGGTCCCGTCCCCTGGGTCGGGCACAGCGCCGGCTCTCGTTCCATCCGGGCCGGAGGCAACACGACACCTGGGAGCGGAGAGACCTCCGAGCTCAGCACCAGATCCGCTACAGTCGCCGAACAACACGTCCTAA
- the bhlhe41 gene encoding class E basic helix-loop-helix protein 41 isoform X3 yields the protein MYVCKSKRGMKRDDSKEAYKLPHRLIEKKRRDRINECISQLKDLLPEHLKLTTLGHLEKAVVLELALKHLKALTTLTEQQHQKIIALQNGDRTLKVPVQSDLDAFHSGFQTCAREVLQHLTRFESWSPREQRCAQLIGHLHRASTQLRADKEAPAPSEGPAGARAKDSHGGENCVPVIQRTQVAEHNGSDTDTDSGYGGDGERCEGKSEKEFNPGGGACHESRTVKIKQEPDDPPAKRVKVDLAGQMTSSDSGRDSALHSMMGIGTLPTLGQQAPFCLPFYIISPSAAAPYMPLLDKASLEKYWYPAPIPVLYPSIPGLHGISALAPDRLLCRVPSPGSGTAPALVPSGPEATRHLGAERPPSSAPDPLQSPNNTS from the exons ATGTACGTGTGCAAATCAAAACGGGGAATGAAGCGAGACGACAGCAAG GAAGCCTACAAACTACCACATAGGTTGATTGAGAAGAAAAGACGTGATCGGATTAACGAATGCATTTCACAGCttaaagatctgctgcctgagcATCTGAAACTGACG ACACTTGGGCATCTGGAGAAAGCTGTAGTGCTGGAATTAGCTTTGAAACACTTAAAGGCTTTAACTACTTTGACGGAACAGCAGCACCAGAAGATAATTGCTTTGCAAAATG GAGACCGTACTTTGAAAGTGCCCGTGCAGTCGGATCTGGATGCTTTCCACTCTGGATTTCAAACGTGTGCCCGGGAGGTGCTGCAACACCTGACCAGGTTTGAAAGCTGGAGTCCCAGGGAGCAGCGCTGCGCCCAGCTTATCGGCCACTTGCACCGAGCTTCCACGCAGCTCCGAGCCGACAAGGAGGCCCCGGCTCCGAGCGAAGGGCCGGCCGGCGCCCGCGCGAAGGACAGCCACGGTGGCGAGAACTGCGTCCCGGTCATTCAGCGGACGCAGGTGGCGGAGCACAACGGGAGCGACACGGACACTGACAGTGGCTACGGCGGAGACGGCGAGAGGTGCGAGGGGAAAAGCGAGAAGGAGTTCAACCCGGGGGGCGGCGCCTGCCACGAGAGCCGGACTGTTAAAATTAAACAGGAGCCTGATGATCCGCCAGCCAAAAGGGTCAAAGTTGACCTGGCCGGCCAAATGACCAGCTCGGACTCCGGGCGCGACTCTGCCCTTCACTCGATGATGGGAATTGGCACCTTGCCAACGCTTGGCCAGCAAGCCCCTTTCTGCCTGCCCTTTTACATTATTTCCCCTTCGGCAGCCGCTCCCTACATGCCCCTCCTGGACAAGGCCAGCCTGGAGAAATACTGGTACCCGGCACCCATCCCAGTCCTTTACCCCAGCATTCCGGGCTTGCACGGCATTTCGGCGCTGGCGCCCGACAGGCTGCTCTGCCGGGTCCCGTCCCCTGGGTCGGGCACAGCGCCGGCTCTCGTTCCATCCGGGCCGGAGGCAACACGACACCTGGGAGCGGAGAGACCTCCGAGCTCAGCACCAGATCCGCTACAGTCGCCGAACAACACGTCCTAA